One window of Camelina sativa cultivar DH55 chromosome 4, Cs, whole genome shotgun sequence genomic DNA carries:
- the LOC104779723 gene encoding defensin-like protein 295 — protein MASKITSFFLIALVIASAMMVTMPTTAEAQIFLPCRTMVDCEYLHCSSGTALCVNRQCQCTTHQTKLDNLKEMDHAKKCKLTKDCDPRMRFTCVSGSYMCFDDLCICTN, from the exons ATGgcatcaaaaatcacatcctTCTTCCTCATAGCTCTCGTCATCGCTA GTGCAATGATGGTGACTATGCCGACGACAGCAGAAGCTCAAATCTTTCTTCCTTGCAGAACAATGGTAGATTGTGAATACCTTCACTGCTCAAGCGGGACAGCTCTATGTGTAAACAGACAATGCCAATGTACGACTCATCAAACAAAACTCGACAACTTAAAGGAGATGGACCATGCTAAGAAGTGCAAGTTGACTAAAGATTGTGATCCTCGTATGAGATTTACATGTGTCTCCGGTTCTTATATGTGTTTTGATGACCTATGCATTTGTACCAATTAA